Proteins encoded together in one Streptomyces umbrinus window:
- a CDS encoding TetR/AcrR family transcriptional regulator C-terminal domain-containing protein → MTETSGRETTPKGRQGSFWLRETKKSPSKPSLSREQIVQAAVRLLDEGGVRNLRMRQLATSLNSAPMSLYWHVPNKDDLLELAVDAVFPDPPSRADAVAWQDDIKSGAIGLFEVLLRHSWVIELMGGQPPVGPRALAHTSAIIEILERADFTPQQLDSALAAIYYYIVGAALSEASWQTMSNRRAENEEEWAARLGPYLDAAVQDHPKSLADYINRSATTSTQSRFREGLDCMISGLERMRS, encoded by the coding sequence GTGACTGAGACTTCTGGGCGAGAGACCACACCGAAGGGGCGTCAGGGTTCCTTCTGGCTTCGCGAGACGAAGAAGAGCCCGTCGAAGCCATCCCTGAGCCGTGAACAGATCGTGCAGGCCGCGGTGCGGCTCCTGGACGAAGGAGGCGTACGGAACCTGCGGATGCGTCAGCTGGCGACGTCGTTGAACTCCGCACCCATGTCGCTGTACTGGCACGTGCCCAACAAGGACGACCTCCTTGAGCTCGCCGTCGACGCGGTGTTCCCCGATCCGCCGAGCCGGGCCGACGCGGTGGCCTGGCAGGACGACATCAAGAGCGGCGCGATCGGCCTGTTCGAAGTGCTGCTGCGCCACTCATGGGTGATCGAGCTGATGGGCGGGCAACCCCCAGTGGGTCCACGGGCGTTGGCGCACACGAGTGCCATCATCGAGATCCTGGAGCGCGCGGACTTCACCCCCCAGCAGCTCGACTCCGCACTGGCGGCCATCTACTACTACATCGTGGGTGCGGCCCTGTCCGAGGCCTCCTGGCAGACGATGTCCAACCGGCGGGCCGAGAACGAGGAGGAGTGGGCGGCCCGGTTGGGCCCGTACCTCGACGCGGCGGTGCAGGACCATCCGAAGTCGCTGGCCGACTACATCAACCGCAGTGCCACAACCAGTACCCAGAGCCGCTTCCGGGAAGGGCTGGACTGCATGATCTCCGGCCTGGAGCGGATGCGTTCGTGA
- a CDS encoding ALF repeat-containing protein gives MRLTRASLAVAAGTLAPALLLSTPSLAGAATPSPAAVAAADAGSPYDEMDADDLRIAILRILADPDSGKRVTREANELLDDGTVEEMRAWLETGYRLAQAEDDRVAIARILADPDSGKAVVREANGALDDGSPEAVREFLETGLRLAQAEDDRVAIARILADPAISDALRAAANAALDDNTPEALRYFLEVGQYEVDG, from the coding sequence GTGAGACTGACCCGCGCGTCCCTCGCCGTGGCCGCCGGCACCCTCGCTCCGGCCCTGCTGCTCTCCACTCCGTCCCTGGCCGGCGCCGCGACACCGTCGCCTGCCGCCGTGGCGGCAGCGGACGCGGGCTCTCCCTACGACGAGATGGACGCGGACGACCTGCGCATCGCGATCCTCCGCATCCTGGCCGACCCCGACAGCGGCAAGCGCGTGACCCGAGAGGCCAACGAACTCCTCGACGACGGCACCGTGGAAGAGATGCGTGCCTGGCTCGAGACCGGCTACCGCCTCGCTCAGGCCGAGGACGACCGCGTCGCCATCGCCAGGATCCTGGCCGATCCCGACAGCGGCAAGGCCGTCGTCCGTGAGGCCAACGGGGCCCTCGACGACGGCAGCCCCGAGGCCGTACGAGAGTTCCTTGAGACCGGCCTGCGTCTCGCTCAGGCCGAGGACGACCGTGTAGCCATCGCGCGGATACTGGCCGATCCCGCTATCAGCGACGCACTGCGCGCGGCGGCGAACGCGGCCCTGGACGACAACACCCCGGAAGCGCTGCGCTACTTCCTTGAGGTAGGCCAGTACGAGGTCGACGGCTAG
- a CDS encoding class I SAM-dependent methyltransferase — translation MNTDGWLEDTRASYDTVAASYADQLRNLLDETPYERAALAQFADQVRTSGGGPVADVGCGPGRITAHLTELGVDAFGIDLSPGMIEVARRDHPGLRFELGSMTDLDLADDSMAGLVAWYSLIHVPDDEIGSVFAHFKRVVRPGGPLLLGFHVGDESQLKTQGYGGHPMKLYVHRRQHSQMTAWLNEAGFTVEAHKTLTSAESTLGGIVLARRQHDSQ, via the coding sequence CTGAACACTGACGGCTGGCTGGAAGATACTCGGGCGTCCTACGACACCGTCGCCGCCAGCTACGCGGACCAGTTGCGCAACCTGCTGGATGAAACGCCCTACGAGCGCGCGGCCCTGGCACAGTTCGCCGACCAGGTGCGCACCAGCGGCGGGGGCCCGGTGGCGGACGTGGGATGCGGGCCGGGGAGGATCACGGCCCACCTGACTGAACTGGGCGTGGACGCGTTCGGGATCGACCTGTCGCCCGGGATGATCGAGGTGGCTCGGCGCGATCATCCCGGCCTGCGGTTCGAGCTCGGCTCGATGACCGACCTCGACCTTGCCGATGACTCGATGGCCGGCCTCGTCGCTTGGTACTCGCTGATCCACGTGCCCGACGACGAGATCGGCTCGGTCTTCGCGCACTTCAAGCGAGTGGTCCGGCCTGGTGGCCCGCTGCTGCTCGGCTTCCACGTCGGTGACGAGTCGCAGCTGAAGACGCAGGGCTATGGCGGGCACCCGATGAAGCTCTACGTCCACCGTCGACAGCACAGCCAGATGACGGCCTGGCTCAACGAAGCCGGCTTCACCGTCGAAGCGCACAAGACTCTCACCTCAGCCGAGAGCACACTCGGGGGAATCGTTCTCGCACGCCGCCAGCACGATTCCCAGTAG